One window of Bacillota bacterium genomic DNA carries:
- a CDS encoding carboxypeptidase has translation MGREANLLLHEVTVVAEAFARLKAVVEEVEALHAAVQVLTWDQETYMPPGAAEDRARHLAALARMAHEKWTSDEVGRLLEEAQAEVKGADPDSYEALYVHNAVRDYEKARKLPPQLVADLERERALALEAWRAAKAEANFRRFAPHLEKLVALNIEQAERLGYKEERYDALLDLFEPEMLTRAVAELFAALKKELVPLVAAVCERPQVDDAPLRGRFDQQAQWELGMDALRAIGFDLSRGRQDISTHPFTISFSRNDVRLTTRVKEDDWTWSFFSTLHEAGHGIHAQGIPAEVDGTPLMWRPSLGISESQSRLWENVVGRSRAFWEFFLPKLHQRFPQLASFNVDDVYRAVNKVQRSLIRTEADELTYNMHIFVRFDLERELFAERLKVADLPEAWNEKMREYLGVVPDNDAVGVLQDIHWADGMFGYFPTYTLGTVLSVQFYDQAVKENPEIPELIRRGQFDALRVWTNEHVHRYGAMYPAMEIVRRATGRGLDSEPYLNYLRTKFGEIYGL, from the coding sequence TTGTGGCGGAAGCGTTCGCGCGGCTTAAGGCCGTCGTGGAGGAAGTCGAGGCGCTCCACGCGGCCGTGCAGGTGCTGACGTGGGACCAGGAGACGTACATGCCCCCGGGAGCCGCCGAGGACCGGGCGCGCCACCTCGCGGCGTTGGCGCGCATGGCGCACGAAAAGTGGACGTCGGATGAAGTGGGCCGGCTGCTGGAAGAGGCGCAGGCGGAAGTGAAGGGCGCCGATCCGGATTCCTACGAGGCGCTATACGTGCACAACGCGGTCCGGGATTACGAGAAGGCCCGCAAGCTGCCGCCCCAGCTGGTGGCCGACCTTGAGCGGGAGCGGGCGCTGGCCCTGGAGGCGTGGCGCGCGGCCAAGGCGGAGGCCAACTTCCGGCGTTTCGCGCCGCACCTGGAAAAGCTGGTCGCGCTCAACATCGAGCAGGCGGAGCGGCTCGGCTATAAAGAGGAGCGCTACGACGCGCTCTTGGACTTGTTTGAGCCCGAGATGCTGACGCGCGCCGTGGCAGAGCTGTTCGCCGCGCTCAAGAAGGAGCTGGTGCCGCTGGTGGCGGCGGTGTGCGAACGGCCGCAGGTCGACGACGCACCGCTGCGCGGGCGCTTCGACCAGCAGGCCCAGTGGGAGTTGGGCATGGACGCGCTGCGGGCCATCGGTTTCGACCTCAGCCGCGGCCGCCAGGACATTTCGACGCATCCGTTCACCATCAGCTTCTCCCGCAACGACGTGCGGCTCACCACCCGGGTTAAGGAAGACGACTGGACTTGGTCGTTCTTTTCGACGCTGCACGAGGCGGGGCACGGCATCCACGCCCAGGGCATTCCGGCGGAGGTGGACGGGACGCCGTTGATGTGGCGGCCGTCGCTGGGCATCAGCGAGTCGCAGTCGCGGCTTTGGGAAAACGTGGTTGGACGCTCCCGCGCGTTCTGGGAGTTCTTCCTCCCCAAGCTGCACCAGCGCTTCCCGCAGCTGGCATCCTTCAACGTCGACGATGTATATCGCGCCGTGAACAAGGTCCAGCGGTCGCTCATCCGCACCGAGGCCGACGAGCTGACGTACAACATGCACATCTTCGTGCGCTTCGACCTCGAGCGCGAGCTGTTCGCCGAGCGGCTGAAAGTGGCCGACTTGCCCGAGGCGTGGAACGAGAAGATGCGGGAGTACTTGGGCGTCGTGCCCGACAACGACGCGGTGGGCGTCCTGCAGGACATCCACTGGGCCGACGGCATGTTCGGGTATTTCCCGACGTATACGCTCGGCACCGTGCTGAGCGTCCAGTTTTACGATCAGGCCGTCAAGGAAAATCCGGAGATTCCCGAACTCATCCGGCGCGGGCAGTTCGACGCGCTGCGCGTTTGGACCAACGAGCACGTGCACCGCTACGGCGCCATGTATCCGGCCATGGAGATCGTGCGGCGCGCGACGGGGCGCGGCTTGGACAGCGAGCCGTATCTAAACTACTTGCGCACCAAGTTCGGAGAGATTTACGGGCTGTAA